Proteins found in one Falsirhodobacter algicola genomic segment:
- the dps gene encoding DNA starvation/stationary phase protection protein Dps codes for MRERFASGLSDDSAKVSIETLNKNLSLVIDLSLTVKQAHWTMRGNGFIGVHELLDDAVANLRDILDKIAERTVVLGGTPVGISQVVAEETALPRYPTDTVSVKDHVRELTERYKLVAASLREAIDTTDDGGDQDTSDLFTEASRIVDKDAWFIGSNADGN; via the coding sequence ATGCGCGAACGTTTTGCGAGTGGCCTGTCCGATGACAGCGCGAAGGTGTCGATCGAGACGCTGAACAAGAACCTGAGCCTCGTGATCGACCTCTCCCTGACCGTGAAGCAGGCGCATTGGACGATGCGCGGCAATGGCTTCATCGGCGTGCACGAACTCTTGGACGATGCGGTGGCGAACCTGCGCGACATTCTGGACAAGATCGCCGAGCGTACGGTGGTGCTGGGCGGAACGCCCGTCGGCATCTCGCAGGTCGTGGCCGAGGAAACGGCGCTGCCGCGCTATCCGACCGATACCGTGTCCGTGAAGGATCACGTCCGCGAGTTGACCGAGCGGTACAAGCTGGTGGCGGCATCGCTGCGCGAAGCGATCGACACCACGGACGATGGCGGCGATCAGGACACCTCGGACCTCTTCACCGAGGCGAGCCGGATCGTCGACAAGGACGCTTGGTTCATCGGATCGAACGCCGACGGCAACTAA
- a CDS encoding MauE/DoxX family redox-associated membrane protein yields MTAIPRSTTEVRRKAVLYRMVMPGHVCPFGLKSKALLERHGYEVEDHHLTTREETDAFKAEWKVKTTPQTFVDGERIGGHSELRAWFGSPLPAKDETTYQPIVALFGMAALMALAARWVVGDVSFGSWLHWTIAFAMCLLGLQKLQDVERFTTSFLNYDLLARRWVGYAYIYPFAEAGAGLLMITGVLLWASIPVALFIGTVGAISVFQAVYIEKRELRCACMGGGSNVPLGFVSLTENLMMMFMALWMLSAVM; encoded by the coding sequence ATGACCGCAATTCCCCGCTCCACCACCGAAGTCAGGCGCAAGGCCGTCCTGTACCGCATGGTGATGCCCGGACATGTGTGCCCCTTCGGCCTGAAATCGAAGGCGTTGCTGGAACGGCACGGCTACGAGGTGGAGGATCATCATCTGACCACCCGCGAGGAGACGGACGCCTTCAAGGCCGAATGGAAGGTCAAGACGACGCCGCAGACCTTCGTGGACGGCGAACGCATCGGCGGTCATTCGGAACTGCGCGCATGGTTCGGCTCCCCTCTGCCGGCCAAGGACGAGACGACCTATCAACCCATCGTCGCCCTGTTCGGGATGGCCGCCCTGATGGCGCTGGCCGCCCGCTGGGTGGTGGGGGATGTCAGCTTCGGCAGCTGGCTGCATTGGACCATCGCCTTCGCGATGTGCCTTCTGGGCCTGCAGAAGCTTCAGGATGTCGAACGGTTCACCACCAGCTTCCTCAACTACGACCTCTTGGCCCGCCGCTGGGTCGGCTATGCCTATATCTACCCCTTCGCCGAGGCAGGGGCGGGGCTTTTGATGATCACCGGCGTGCTGCTCTGGGCGTCGATCCCGGTCGCGCTGTTCATCGGGACAGTCGGGGCCATCTCGGTCTTTCAGGCGGTGTATATCGAAAAGCGGGAATTGCGCTGCGCCTGCATGGGCGGGGGCAGCAACGTGCCGCTTGGCTTCGTGTCGTTGACCGAGAACCTGATGATGATGTTCATGGCACTGTGGATGCTGTCGGCGGTGATGTAG